In Synergistota bacterium, one genomic interval encodes:
- a CDS encoding uracil-DNA glycosylase — translation MSLEERLQLMEEVKDHCLKCKKCPLSGLRTQVVFGEGQINTKLMFIGEAPGAEEDQQGRPFVGKAGQLLTKILSSAGISRDEVYITNVVKCRPPGNRNPTPEEVGMCWPYLEAQIAIIRPKIIVTLGSVPTQAILKTKESITNLRGRWFEWVGGIKVFPMFHPSFLLRNLSKEKGSPRWLTWEDIKEVKRTWQELKG, via the coding sequence TTGAGTTTAGAAGAAAGGTTACAGCTTATGGAGGAAGTTAAAGATCATTGCCTTAAGTGTAAAAAATGTCCTCTTTCAGGGCTGAGGACCCAAGTTGTTTTTGGGGAAGGTCAAATAAATACTAAACTCATGTTTATAGGTGAAGCTCCTGGCGCAGAAGAGGATCAACAGGGAAGGCCATTTGTTGGAAAAGCAGGTCAGCTCCTAACAAAAATACTAAGTTCTGCTGGTATATCGAGGGATGAAGTTTATATAACTAATGTTGTTAAATGTAGACCTCCGGGTAATAGAAATCCCACGCCTGAGGAGGTGGGAATGTGTTGGCCTTATCTTGAGGCTCAGATTGCTATTATAAGACCCAAGATAATAGTTACCTTGGGTAGTGTTCCTACACAGGCTATTTTAAAAACTAAAGAATCTATAACAAACCTCAGGGGTAGATGGTTTGAGTGGGTAGGTGGAATAAAGGTATTTCCCATGTTTCATCCGAGTTTTCTTTTAAGGAACCTTTCGAAAGAGAAAGGAAGCCCAAGATGGTTAACTTGGGAGGATATAAAGGAGGTTAAAAGAACTTGGCAGGAGCTAAAAGGGTGA
- a CDS encoding Asp23/Gls24 family envelope stress response protein encodes MEVYAFIGPSGTGKSQRALPLALSYNIRYIIDDGLLIKDGRIIAGVSAKSELSKVRAIRRALFQFEDHREAVVSKIKEESPEKILIIATSEEMAQKICRNLNLPDPNSIIYIYDVASPGEISQARQERERSGKHVIPVPLVEVERGFRGQLVGRIRLFFSGKREEVGEKVIVRPPFSLYGRLSITEDALKSLIGFLIKEHSPYVLLKNVSLRFPEEGSIEVDLRVEVVYGVSIKVLLKGLQFYLKNRVEEITGMVINEVNIEVVGIKIGIEFRRKVTAYGGS; translated from the coding sequence TTGGAGGTTTATGCTTTTATAGGTCCTAGTGGTACTGGAAAAAGTCAGCGTGCCTTGCCTCTGGCTTTAAGTTACAATATTAGGTATATTATTGATGATGGTTTATTAATAAAAGATGGTAGAATTATTGCTGGTGTTTCCGCTAAAAGTGAGTTAAGTAAAGTTAGAGCTATAAGAAGAGCGCTTTTTCAATTTGAAGATCATAGGGAAGCTGTTGTTAGTAAAATTAAGGAGGAATCCCCGGAAAAAATCCTCATAATAGCTACTTCGGAAGAGATGGCCCAGAAGATATGTAGGAATTTAAATCTTCCTGATCCAAATAGCATAATTTATATATATGATGTGGCCTCCCCTGGAGAAATAAGCCAAGCTAGGCAAGAGAGAGAAAGAAGTGGTAAGCATGTCATACCTGTTCCTTTGGTAGAAGTAGAAAGAGGTTTTAGAGGGCAGCTTGTTGGTAGGATAAGATTGTTTTTTTCTGGGAAAAGAGAGGAAGTAGGAGAGAAGGTAATTGTAAGACCTCCTTTTAGTTTATATGGAAGGTTATCCATAACAGAGGATGCTCTTAAAAGTCTGATCGGATTTTTAATAAAAGAGCACTCTCCTTATGTTCTACTAAAAAACGTTAGTTTAAGGTTTCCTGAGGAAGGAAGTATAGAGGTTGATTTGAGAGTGGAAGTTGTATATGGTGTTTCTATAAAGGTTTTGCTAAAGGGTTTACAGTTTTACCTTAAGAACAGGGTAGAAGAGATCACTGGGATGGTAATTAATGAGGTAAATATAGAGGTGGTGGGGATAAAAATTGGTATTGAGTTTAGAAGAAAGGTTACAGCTTATGGAGGAAGTTAA
- the murA gene encoding UDP-N-acetylglucosamine 1-carboxyvinyltransferase: MSKIIVEGGVPLNGVLKVQGAKNAALPLMAASILLEDKEKLSLNNVPSLKDVSTMAEILSFIGFSVSMEGDTLIISNTGEIREDVPYELMRKMRASILILGPLLSKKGRVTLPMPGGCPIGTRPIDLHLKGFSLMGAEISIKHGYIEAQAKGRLRGARIYLDFPSVGATENIIMAAALAKGTTVIENAAREPEIGNLIDLLGKMGLDIGRDGESTIVINGSESLHGAEVAVIPDRIVAGTYIIAGVISGGKVRVEKINPCHMEALLSKLLESGIDIKQGENWVEASFVKRPRGVRITTLPYPGFPTDLQAQMMSLLSIAEGTSLITETIFENRFMHVPELRRMGANIRVEGGNAIMEGVESLSGAQVVATDLRAGAALVLAGLSAKGVTIVSKAEHVDRGYEKFVENLKLLGAKIEREED; this comes from the coding sequence ATGAGCAAAATAATTGTAGAAGGCGGGGTTCCACTCAATGGTGTTTTAAAGGTTCAGGGGGCTAAGAATGCAGCGCTTCCGCTTATGGCTGCTTCTATTTTGTTAGAGGATAAGGAAAAACTTTCCTTAAATAATGTGCCCTCTCTTAAGGATGTAAGTACAATGGCCGAAATTTTGTCTTTTATTGGTTTTTCTGTATCAATGGAAGGGGATACGCTTATTATATCTAATACAGGAGAAATAAGAGAGGACGTTCCCTATGAACTTATGAGGAAAATGAGAGCTTCTATTCTGATATTAGGACCTTTACTTTCTAAAAAGGGTAGAGTTACTTTGCCCATGCCTGGTGGTTGCCCTATTGGAACGAGGCCTATAGATCTTCATCTTAAGGGTTTTTCTTTGATGGGTGCTGAGATATCTATTAAGCATGGCTATATAGAAGCTCAGGCTAAAGGAAGGTTAAGGGGGGCAAGGATTTACCTTGATTTTCCAAGCGTTGGAGCCACTGAAAACATTATTATGGCTGCTGCTCTTGCTAAAGGCACTACTGTTATAGAGAATGCAGCTCGAGAACCAGAGATAGGTAATCTTATAGACCTCCTTGGCAAGATGGGATTAGATATAGGTAGAGACGGAGAAAGTACAATAGTGATTAATGGTTCCGAAAGTCTTCATGGGGCGGAGGTTGCAGTTATTCCAGATAGAATAGTGGCAGGAACATACATAATAGCTGGTGTTATAAGCGGAGGTAAAGTCAGAGTTGAAAAAATTAATCCTTGTCATATGGAAGCATTGCTTTCTAAGTTGCTGGAATCGGGAATAGATATAAAGCAAGGTGAAAATTGGGTTGAAGCGTCTTTTGTTAAAAGGCCTAGAGGGGTTAGGATAACTACGCTTCCTTATCCTGGTTTCCCAACCGATCTTCAGGCACAAATGATGTCTTTGCTTTCTATAGCAGAAGGTACGAGTCTTATTACGGAAACTATCTTTGAGAATAGGTTTATGCATGTTCCAGAATTGAGAAGAATGGGAGCAAACATAAGAGTAGAAGGTGGAAACGCTATTATGGAGGGAGTAGAATCCTTGAGCGGTGCTCAAGTTGTTGCAACGGATCTCAGGGCTGGTGCTGCTTTAGTTTTGGCTGGGCTTTCAGCTAAGGGTGTTACAATAGTGTCTAAGGCTGAACATGTAGATAGGGGTTACGAGAAATTTGTTGAAAATCTGAAATTGTTAGGGGCAAAAATTGAGAGGGAGGAGGATTGA
- the wecB gene encoding UDP-N-acetylglucosamine 2-epimerase (non-hydrolyzing) produces MNKVVLVFGTRPEAIKMAPVYEVLKKRGLFDVKVLVTAQHREMLDSVLNIFSIKPDYDLSLMKERQTLAYVTKEALVGIVEVLEKERPDVVLVHGDTTTTLAGSLAAYYLRIPLGHVEAGLRTGDIYNPFPEEFNRIVADVLSDLCFAPTRRAAQNLLREGISESKVFITGNTVVDALLKIASIRFEFSGELEIIDSWDGRIVLVTFHRRESWGEPLIGICSALNVIHDLFKDLLIIIPLHLNPEVRKVALSVLRGKRFLFVDPLPYIPFVHLMRKSYLILTDSGGIQEEAPSLGVPVLVIREKTERPEALEAGVVKLVGRDKDKIIEEVSLLLENEEAYGKMKRVTNPYGDGRASERIATILEAYFS; encoded by the coding sequence ATGAATAAAGTTGTTCTAGTTTTTGGAACGCGGCCGGAAGCAATAAAGATGGCTCCAGTGTATGAAGTCTTAAAAAAAAGAGGTCTTTTTGATGTTAAGGTTTTGGTTACTGCTCAACATAGAGAGATGTTGGATTCTGTTCTTAATATATTCTCTATAAAACCAGATTATGATCTTTCTTTGATGAAAGAAAGACAAACCTTGGCATATGTGACAAAAGAGGCATTGGTTGGTATAGTTGAGGTGCTTGAAAAAGAACGCCCTGATGTAGTTCTTGTTCATGGTGATACTACTACTACACTAGCTGGTAGTCTTGCAGCCTATTATTTAAGGATACCTTTGGGACACGTGGAAGCTGGTTTGAGAACAGGGGATATCTATAATCCTTTTCCAGAGGAGTTTAATAGAATAGTAGCTGATGTGCTTTCAGACTTGTGTTTTGCTCCAACTAGAAGGGCAGCCCAAAATCTCTTAAGAGAGGGGATAAGCGAAAGCAAGGTTTTTATAACGGGTAATACGGTGGTTGATGCGCTTTTAAAAATTGCTTCGATAAGATTTGAATTTTCTGGGGAACTTGAGATAATAGATTCTTGGGATGGAAGAATTGTATTAGTAACTTTTCATAGAAGAGAAAGCTGGGGCGAGCCTTTGATAGGAATATGTTCGGCTTTGAATGTGATACACGATCTATTCAAGGATCTTCTTATAATTATCCCTTTACATCTTAATCCCGAGGTTAGAAAAGTTGCCTTGTCGGTTCTTAGGGGAAAACGATTTCTATTTGTGGATCCCCTTCCCTATATTCCTTTTGTTCATCTTATGAGGAAATCTTATTTGATTTTGACCGATTCTGGAGGGATTCAAGAGGAAGCGCCTTCCTTAGGTGTTCCCGTATTGGTCATAAGGGAAAAAACTGAGCGTCCCGAAGCTCTTGAAGCAGGAGTGGTTAAGCTTGTGGGAAGGGATAAGGATAAGATAATTGAAGAAGTTTCTTTACTTCTTGAAAATGAAGAGGCCTATGGTAAAATGAAAAGGGTTACTAATCCTTATGGTGATGGAAGGGCGTCAGAGCGAATTGCTACTATATTAGAGGCATATTTTTCTTGA
- a CDS encoding undecaprenyl/decaprenyl-phosphate alpha-N-acetylglucosaminyl 1-phosphate transferase, which translates to MEQSKMVLFSFFISFLLSFVLSKLAYSYGFLDIPFERKGHPFPVALGGGMAIFLSLTLSSMILGGPYELLIFSSVLIMIGLVDDIFDLPAFLKLVFQFMISTVWLIYKPFVLLGDPFLDFIGGLLWIVVLINAFNIIDGIDGLASGVAILSSIGLAIEGEKFALLIIGASIGFFVLNYPPARIFLGDAGAYLLGFLIGSLSLNLLKDFSLPSISKIFFLVLFPLIDITWTVLRRWIKGQPAMVGDEKHIHHFLRRKLGGKAALIVLLLVQGMSVLIGVWCF; encoded by the coding sequence TTGGAACAAAGTAAGATGGTTTTATTTTCTTTTTTTATTTCTTTTCTACTAAGCTTTGTTTTGTCTAAGCTTGCTTATAGTTACGGATTTTTAGATATACCTTTTGAGAGAAAGGGACACCCTTTTCCAGTAGCTCTTGGAGGAGGGATGGCCATTTTTCTTTCTTTAACTCTATCGTCCATGATTTTAGGTGGGCCTTATGAATTGCTTATTTTTTCCTCTGTTCTTATTATGATTGGGCTTGTGGATGATATTTTTGATCTACCTGCTTTTCTTAAACTTGTTTTTCAGTTTATGATTTCTACAGTTTGGTTAATTTATAAGCCATTTGTCCTTTTGGGGGATCCTTTTCTTGATTTCATAGGTGGGCTTTTGTGGATTGTTGTTCTTATCAATGCGTTTAATATAATAGATGGTATAGATGGCCTTGCTTCAGGAGTTGCGATTTTATCTTCTATAGGCTTAGCTATAGAAGGTGAAAAATTTGCTCTTTTAATAATAGGGGCAAGTATAGGGTTTTTTGTTTTAAATTATCCACCAGCTAGGATATTTTTAGGAGATGCAGGGGCTTATCTTTTAGGGTTTCTTATAGGAAGTCTCTCATTGAATCTTCTAAAAGATTTTTCTCTTCCATCTATATCTAAGATTTTTTTCTTGGTATTATTTCCATTGATTGATATAACTTGGACTGTATTAAGAAGATGGATTAAAGGGCAACCTGCAATGGTAGGGGATGAGAAACATATTCATCATTTTCTTAGAAGAAAGCTTGGAGGAAAAGCTGCTTTAATTGTTCTACTTTTAGTTCAAGGAATGTCTGTTTTGATAGGAGTGTGGTGTTTTTAG
- the upp gene encoding uracil phosphoribosyltransferase, with protein sequence MVDKIALGADHAGYRLKEEIKVFLSERNYSFEDFGTFNAKPVDYPEIAIKVAISVASGEFSRGILFCGTGIGMSIVANKVPGVYASLCHDIFTARASRAHNNANILALGGRILAPELAKEIVREWLETPFEGGRHLRRIQQIKSFEEKVFKKEKVKSSNLIIVDHPLIQHKLSILRDKNTGVKEFRELISEVSALMLFEVTRDLPLLEKEIETPISKAKALIVSGKEMVLVPILRAGLGMVDGILKLMPTAKVGHIGLYRDPKTLEPVTYYCKLPQDTSERDVVILDPMLATGGSAVEAVKLVKEYKPKSIKFLCIIAAPEGVERLQRAHPDVEILTAALDERINDHGYIVPGLGDAGDRIFGTK encoded by the coding sequence TTGGTGGATAAAATAGCCCTTGGAGCTGATCATGCAGGGTATAGGCTCAAAGAGGAGATAAAAGTCTTTTTAAGCGAGAGGAATTACTCATTTGAAGATTTTGGGACTTTTAATGCCAAGCCAGTTGATTATCCAGAAATAGCAATAAAGGTTGCTATTTCTGTAGCAAGTGGGGAATTTTCAAGAGGGATATTGTTTTGTGGAACAGGCATAGGTATGTCAATAGTGGCTAATAAAGTACCAGGTGTCTACGCTTCGTTGTGTCATGATATATTTACCGCACGAGCATCGAGGGCTCATAATAATGCTAATATTCTTGCTTTGGGGGGTAGAATTTTGGCTCCAGAATTGGCGAAGGAAATAGTTAGAGAATGGCTTGAAACACCCTTTGAAGGTGGAAGGCATTTAAGAAGGATACAACAGATAAAGTCTTTTGAGGAGAAGGTTTTCAAAAAAGAAAAAGTTAAGAGTAGTAATTTAATAATAGTAGATCATCCCCTTATTCAGCACAAACTATCTATATTAAGGGATAAAAATACCGGGGTGAAGGAATTTAGAGAGCTTATATCTGAAGTCTCGGCTTTGATGTTGTTTGAAGTTACGAGAGATCTTCCGCTTCTTGAGAAGGAGATAGAAACTCCTATTTCTAAGGCCAAAGCTCTTATTGTTAGTGGCAAAGAAATGGTTTTAGTCCCTATACTCAGGGCTGGTTTGGGGATGGTGGATGGTATACTTAAGCTTATGCCTACCGCTAAGGTAGGTCACATAGGTTTATATAGGGATCCTAAGACATTAGAGCCTGTTACTTATTATTGTAAGCTTCCTCAAGATACCTCGGAAAGAGATGTGGTAATACTTGATCCCATGCTTGCTACTGGTGGATCTGCAGTAGAGGCTGTGAAATTAGTTAAGGAGTATAAACCCAAAAGCATTAAATTCCTTTGTATTATAGCTGCCCCAGAAGGAGTAGAAAGGCTTCAAAGAGCTCATCCTGATGTGGAAATATTAACAGCTGCTTTGGATGAGAGGATTAATGATCATGGTTACATAGTTCCTGGGTTAGGTGATGCAGGTGACAGGATTTTTGGAACAAAGTAA
- a CDS encoding sodium ion-translocating decarboxylase subunit beta: MELLLSKAMMVFKTSGFSGLTWGNLLMILVGGVLLYLSIGRGFEPLLLVPIGTGCIIANLPLSGIMDEGGLLYYIYFGTRHEIYPCLIFLGVGALTDFGPLLANPITFLLGAAAQLGVFISMIGAMFLGFNIKEAASIGIIGGADGPTAIYLTMKLASHLLGPIAVAAYSYMSLVPLIQPPVIYLLTNAKERAIVMEQLRPVSKLEKVLFPVLTMVVTGLLLPSAVPLIGMLMFGNLLRECGVTERLSKTAQNELINIVTIMLGLTVGATMDARTFLNLRTLGIILLGLIAFMASTAGGVLFAKILNLFLRTKINPVIGAAGVSAVPMAARVCQRVVQKENPGNFVLMHAMGPNVAGVIGTAVAAGVMLAVLK, translated from the coding sequence ATGGAGTTACTTTTGAGTAAGGCTATGATGGTATTTAAGACCTCTGGATTTTCTGGTTTAACTTGGGGCAACCTACTTATGATACTTGTGGGAGGGGTACTCCTTTATCTTTCCATAGGTAGGGGTTTTGAGCCGCTTCTTTTAGTGCCCATAGGTACTGGTTGCATCATAGCGAACCTTCCCTTATCTGGGATAATGGATGAGGGTGGATTACTTTACTACATTTACTTTGGGACTCGTCATGAGATATATCCTTGTTTGATATTTTTGGGTGTTGGTGCGTTAACGGACTTTGGGCCGCTTCTTGCCAACCCTATAACCTTTCTTTTAGGTGCTGCTGCTCAACTTGGCGTATTTATTTCCATGATAGGTGCCATGTTTTTAGGTTTTAACATAAAGGAGGCTGCCTCGATAGGGATAATAGGTGGTGCTGATGGTCCCACTGCTATATATTTGACCATGAAGCTTGCATCACACTTATTAGGGCCGATAGCTGTAGCGGCTTACTCTTACATGTCTTTGGTTCCCTTGATACAGCCCCCTGTGATATACTTACTTACCAACGCTAAGGAGAGGGCCATAGTGATGGAGCAGCTTCGTCCTGTATCTAAGCTTGAGAAGGTGCTTTTTCCTGTTTTGACGATGGTGGTTACGGGATTGCTTTTACCTTCGGCTGTGCCATTGATAGGAATGCTTATGTTTGGGAACCTTTTAAGGGAATGTGGTGTAACGGAGAGGCTATCTAAGACTGCGCAGAATGAGTTAATAAACATAGTTACTATAATGTTGGGGTTAACTGTTGGGGCTACCATGGATGCCAGGACCTTTTTGAACTTAAGGACGCTTGGGATAATACTTTTGGGTTTAATAGCCTTTATGGCTAGCACTGCTGGTGGGGTTTTATTTGCCAAGATATTGAACCTATTTTTGAGGACTAAGATAAATCCTGTGATAGGAGCTGCTGGTGTATCAGCCGTACCTATGGCTGCTAGGGTCTGTCAGAGGGTGGTTCAGAAGGAGAACCCTGGTAACTTTGTTTTGATGCATGCTATGGGTCCGAATGTGGCTGGGGTAATAGGTACTGCTGTTGCAGCTGGTGTAATGCTGGCTGTGTTAAAATAG
- a CDS encoding biotin/lipoyl-binding protein has product MNKKLFRITINGKTYEVEVEELGGLTVQATTSSSTVSAPSVSPSAPVSSPVSPSVAPASTPMPTPTPTVKKEVKREEAPQAVSGGLAVSAPMPGKILRVNVREGETVSKGDLLLILEAMKMENEIFAPSSGVVKRVAVSPGDSVNTGDLLVLLG; this is encoded by the coding sequence ATGAATAAGAAGCTATTTAGGATAACCATCAATGGTAAAACTTATGAGGTTGAGGTGGAAGAGCTTGGTGGTCTTACCGTTCAAGCTACTACATCTTCGTCTACCGTTTCGGCGCCTTCCGTTTCACCATCTGCGCCTGTTTCTTCCCCTGTATCGCCTTCTGTAGCGCCTGCTTCTACACCTATGCCTACACCTACACCTACTGTTAAGAAGGAAGTGAAGAGGGAGGAGGCGCCTCAGGCTGTTTCTGGTGGTTTAGCGGTATCTGCTCCCATGCCTGGTAAGATATTGAGGGTAAACGTTAGGGAGGGGGAGACTGTATCTAAGGGGGACTTACTTTTAATTCTTGAGGCGATGAAGATGGAGAACGAGATTTTTGCGCCCTCTTCTGGGGTAGTTAAGCGTGTAGCTGTATCGCCTGGTGATTCAGTAAACACTGGTGATCTGCTTGTATTGCTTGGTTAA
- a CDS encoding OadG family protein: MGSLNTISGALSLSVIAMVIVFAVLGGLALMMVLIKYLALLVEASRLKVKEEPKGVLREEREVREEPSLLPSGGGGDNKELVAIAAAIASFSATTRVPLRVWRVTGPIRSSWRESAKAESVMGGNENE; this comes from the coding sequence TTGGGTAGCTTAAACACCATTTCTGGGGCCTTAAGCTTATCTGTTATAGCCATGGTCATAGTGTTTGCTGTTTTAGGTGGCCTGGCTTTAATGATGGTTTTAATAAAGTATCTAGCCTTGCTGGTGGAGGCATCTAGGCTTAAGGTTAAGGAGGAGCCTAAGGGGGTTTTAAGGGAGGAGAGGGAGGTTAGGGAGGAGCCTAGCCTTTTACCTTCTGGTGGAGGTGGGGATAATAAGGAGCTAGTGGCTATAGCTGCGGCTATAGCCTCTTTTTCTGCTACAACTAGGGTGCCTTTAAGGGTGTGGAGGGTTACTGGACCTATAAGGAGCTCTTGGAGGGAAAGTGCCAAGGCAGAATCTGTGATGGGAGGGAATGAGAATGAATAA
- a CDS encoding methylmalonyl-CoA carboxyltransferase: MPEKTIEELINELEVKRQEVLSMGGSSKVDEQRSKGKLTARERLSLLLDEGSFVELDMFVEHRCTEFGMDRVKAPADGVVSGYGKVNGRLVFVYSQDFTVVGGSLGEMHAKKICKVADLALRVGAPLIGINDSGGARIQEGVDSLSGYGQIFFRNTISSGVIPQIAVIVGPCAGGAVYSPALMDFVFMVKGIGVMHITGPQVIKAVTGEDVSSEELGGAMTHNVKSGVAHFACDSEAECFSLVRRLLSYLPQNNMEDPPYEDTGDDPGRMDLLLRGVVPVNPNKAYDVRDVIRLVVDRGEFFEVQEHYAPNIVIGFARLSGYSIGIIANQPKHLAGCLDIDSCDKASRFIRFCDAFNIPLVNFVDVPGYLPGTSQEWGGIIRHGAKMLYAYSEATVPKLTVILRKAYGGAYLGMCSKDLGADVVLAWPQAEIAVMGAEGAANIIFRREIQSSSNPEEVRRQKIEEYREKFANPYVAARRGFVDRVIKPEETRPALIESLAMALTKRETRPRKKHGVMPV; encoded by the coding sequence ATGCCTGAGAAGACTATTGAGGAGCTTATTAATGAGCTTGAAGTTAAGCGGCAAGAGGTTTTATCTATGGGTGGTTCTTCTAAGGTTGATGAGCAGAGGTCTAAGGGTAAGCTGACTGCTCGTGAGAGGTTATCTCTTCTTTTGGATGAGGGTAGTTTTGTTGAGCTTGACATGTTTGTGGAGCATCGTTGTACTGAGTTTGGTATGGATCGTGTTAAGGCTCCTGCTGATGGGGTTGTATCTGGTTATGGTAAGGTGAATGGCAGGTTAGTTTTTGTATATTCTCAGGATTTTACGGTTGTGGGTGGTTCTTTGGGGGAGATGCATGCTAAGAAGATATGCAAGGTAGCGGATTTAGCTTTGAGGGTGGGGGCTCCTTTGATAGGTATAAATGATTCTGGTGGTGCTCGTATTCAGGAGGGGGTGGACTCTTTAAGTGGTTATGGTCAGATTTTTTTTAGGAACACCATATCTTCTGGTGTAATACCTCAGATAGCTGTGATAGTAGGTCCTTGTGCGGGTGGTGCTGTATATTCTCCTGCTTTAATGGACTTTGTTTTTATGGTTAAGGGTATAGGTGTGATGCATATAACTGGTCCTCAGGTGATAAAGGCTGTTACTGGGGAGGATGTGAGTTCTGAGGAGCTTGGTGGTGCTATGACTCATAATGTTAAGAGTGGTGTAGCTCATTTTGCTTGTGATAGTGAGGCTGAGTGTTTTTCTTTAGTTAGGAGGCTATTGAGCTATTTACCTCAGAACAACATGGAGGATCCTCCTTATGAGGATACTGGGGATGATCCTGGTAGGATGGACCTGCTTTTAAGGGGTGTAGTTCCTGTTAATCCTAACAAGGCTTATGATGTGAGGGATGTGATAAGGCTTGTGGTGGATAGGGGTGAGTTTTTTGAGGTACAGGAGCATTATGCTCCCAACATAGTTATAGGGTTTGCTCGTCTTAGTGGTTATTCTATAGGCATAATAGCGAATCAGCCGAAGCATTTAGCTGGTTGTTTGGACATAGATAGTTGTGACAAGGCTTCTCGTTTTATAAGGTTTTGTGATGCTTTTAACATACCTTTAGTGAACTTTGTGGATGTACCTGGTTATTTACCTGGGACTTCTCAGGAGTGGGGTGGGATAATTAGGCATGGTGCCAAGATGCTTTATGCTTACTCTGAGGCGACTGTACCTAAGCTGACTGTGATATTGAGGAAGGCTTATGGTGGTGCTTATCTTGGTATGTGTAGCAAGGATTTAGGTGCGGATGTGGTACTGGCTTGGCCTCAGGCTGAGATAGCGGTTATGGGTGCTGAGGGTGCTGCCAACATAATATTTAGGAGGGAGATACAATCTTCGTCTAATCCTGAGGAGGTGCGTAGGCAGAAGATAGAGGAGTATCGTGAGAAGTTTGCCAATCCTTATGTAGCGGCCAGGCGTGGGTTTGTGGATCGTGTGATAAAGCCTGAGGAGACCAGGCCTGCCTTGATAGAATCTTTAGCTATGGCTTTAACGAAGAGGGAGACGCGTCCTAGGAAGAAGCATGGGGTAATGCCTGTTTAA
- the mce gene encoding methylmalonyl-CoA epimerase encodes MKTVKVDHIGIAVNSISEALKFYEGVLGIKCEGIEEVSEQKVKTAFLPIGDTEIELLESTSPDGPVAKFIEKRGEGIHHIAFRVKNIEEAINELKEKGFSLIDEKPRRGAGGAKIAFLHPKSTGGVLVEICERGVEG; translated from the coding sequence ATGAAAACTGTTAAAGTAGATCATATAGGTATAGCTGTTAATAGTATATCGGAAGCTTTAAAGTTTTATGAGGGGGTTTTGGGTATAAAGTGCGAGGGTATAGAAGAAGTTTCTGAGCAAAAGGTTAAAACTGCTTTTTTACCCATAGGTGATACTGAGATAGAGCTTCTGGAGTCTACTTCTCCTGATGGACCTGTGGCAAAGTTTATAGAAAAGCGAGGGGAGGGGATACATCATATAGCTTTCAGAGTTAAAAATATTGAGGAAGCCATTAATGAGTTGAAGGAAAAAGGTTTTAGTTTGATAGATGAGAAACCAAGGAGAGGCGCAGGTGGGGCTAAAATTGCTTTTCTTCACCCCAAGTCTACAGGTGGCGTTTTGGTTGAAATATGTGAAAGGGGGGTAGAGGGGTAA